A window of Candidatus Gorgyraea atricola contains these coding sequences:
- the pnp gene encoding polyribonucleotide nucleotidyltransferase, protein MKVERKIGKENLVIETGKMAKQASGSVCVQYGDTMVLATAVSSKEQRKGIGFFPLTVEYQEKTYAAGKIPGGYFKREGRPTEKEILTARLIDRPIRPLFPEGFLNDVQIFAIVLSSDGENNSDIPALIGASAALTISDIPFAGPVGAVRIGLVEDKFIVNPTFDEMENSALNLVAVGMKDKIVMLEAGASEISEEKMVEAIELAQKYIAETIELQEELKKKAGKKKIKPELKLVSDELCEKVKKLSLSGLNKVNSLPIKEQREEALSILSKEVIEKLKAQDETLEDADIKSALEKIEKEEVRKFILEKKKRVDGRKCEDIREITCEVGVLPRTHGSGLFTRGQTQSLSVTTLGTGDDEQRLDTLEGEKFKSFMLHYNFPPFSVGEARPARGPGRREIGHGALAARALEAVMPSAEEFPYTVRIVSEILESNGSSSMATVCASTLSLMDAGVPIKRPVSGIAMGLVKDGDKAMILTDIAGIEDHFGDMDFKVTGTEVGVTALQMDLKIDGIDLELIKKIMTQTKPARSFILNKIKEAMEGPRQELSEYAPKIKMITINKDKIGAVIGPGGKVIKRIIQETGATIEVDGDEGKVSVASENKEAIDRAIEIIKGIAGDIKIGTVFEGTITRLMNFGAFCEIFPGKEGLIHVSELAGKFVKNVEEAVKVGDKVKVKLIKIDDMGRLNLSIKQAQE, encoded by the coding sequence ATGAAAGTCGAAAGAAAGATAGGAAAAGAGAATTTAGTTATTGAAACCGGGAAAATGGCAAAGCAGGCAAGCGGTTCTGTGTGTGTGCAGTATGGAGATACCATGGTCCTGGCTACTGCTGTCAGTTCAAAAGAACAGAGGAAGGGTATCGGCTTTTTCCCTCTTACAGTGGAATACCAGGAAAAGACATATGCTGCGGGTAAGATACCCGGTGGATATTTCAAAAGAGAAGGAAGGCCTACGGAAAAAGAGATCCTGACCGCCAGGCTCATAGATAGGCCTATAAGGCCGTTATTTCCAGAGGGGTTTTTAAATGACGTGCAGATATTCGCAATAGTGCTTTCAAGCGATGGAGAAAATAATTCTGACATACCTGCCTTGATAGGCGCCTCAGCCGCATTGACGATCTCAGATATACCGTTCGCAGGGCCTGTGGGCGCTGTGAGGATAGGATTAGTAGAAGATAAATTTATCGTGAATCCTACATTTGATGAGATGGAGAACAGCGCTTTAAATCTGGTCGCGGTAGGCATGAAGGACAAGATCGTTATGCTCGAGGCAGGAGCAAGCGAGATATCAGAAGAAAAGATGGTCGAGGCAATAGAGCTTGCCCAGAAATACATAGCTGAGACAATTGAACTACAAGAGGAATTAAAGAAAAAAGCAGGCAAGAAAAAGATCAAGCCTGAATTGAAGCTTGTCTCAGATGAGTTATGCGAGAAGGTTAAAAAGCTTTCTCTGTCAGGATTGAATAAAGTTAACTCTCTTCCTATAAAGGAGCAGAGAGAAGAGGCTTTGAGTATCCTGAGCAAAGAGGTCATAGAAAAGTTAAAGGCGCAGGACGAGACCTTAGAAGACGCGGATATAAAGAGCGCGCTTGAGAAGATCGAGAAGGAAGAGGTCCGCAAGTTTATATTAGAAAAAAAGAAAAGAGTAGATGGCAGGAAGTGTGAGGACATAAGGGAGATCACGTGTGAAGTCGGGGTGCTGCCCAGGACGCATGGCTCAGGGTTATTCACAAGAGGACAGACGCAGAGTCTGTCTGTAACGACATTGGGCACTGGCGATGATGAGCAGAGGCTTGATACACTGGAAGGCGAGAAGTTCAAGAGTTTTATGCTGCATTATAACTTTCCTCCGTTTAGCGTGGGAGAGGCAAGGCCTGCAAGAGGTCCTGGAAGGCGTGAGATCGGGCATGGCGCTTTAGCAGCAAGGGCGCTTGAGGCAGTGATGCCATCTGCTGAGGAATTTCCTTATACAGTAAGGATCGTATCTGAGATACTTGAGTCAAATGGTTCGAGCAGCATGGCAACAGTGTGCGCGAGCACGCTTTCTTTGATGGACGCGGGCGTACCTATAAAAAGACCTGTATCTGGTATTGCCATGGGTCTGGTAAAAGATGGGGACAAGGCCATGATCCTGACTGATATCGCGGGCATTGAAGATCATTTTGGAGATATGGATTTTAAAGTCACAGGCACTGAGGTAGGTGTCACAGCGCTCCAGATGGATCTGAAAATCGATGGTATTGACCTGGAATTAATAAAAAAGATTATGACGCAGACAAAACCCGCGCGTTCATTTATCTTGAATAAGATCAAGGAAGCAATGGAAGGGCCGCGGCAGGAACTTTCTGAGTACGCGCCAAAGATAAAGATGATCACTATAAATAAGGACAAGATCGGCGCGGTAATAGGGCCAGGCGGAAAGGTAATAAAGAGGATCATTCAGGAAACAGGAGCGACCATCGAGGTGGATGGAGATGAAGGTAAGGTTTCAGTAGCGTCTGAGAACAAGGAAGCCATTGATAGGGCCATAGAGATCATAAAAGGTATAGCAGGTGATATCAAGATAGGCACTGTGTTTGAGGGCACGATCACGCGTCTTATGAATTTCGGCGCGTTTTGCGAGATCTTCCCTGGAAAAGAAGGCCTGATCCATGTATCTGAATTGGCAGGCAAGTTTGTCAAAAATGTCGAGGAAGCTGTAAAAGTAGGCGACAAGGTCAAGGTCAAGCTGATTAAGATAGATGATATGGGTAGGTTGAATTTGAGTATTAAGCAGGCGCAGGAATAA
- a CDS encoding undecaprenyl-diphosphate phosphatase translates to MTFLQALISGIVQGLTEFLPVSSSGHLVIMHKLMGMEGPQLSFDIFLHVGTLAAIFIVFWKDIIEAVTVKRKIGFFILMATAVTVLCVLFFGKGIEAAFGNVKMVGAMLVVTGIWLILGSFLRFGSGGISGLKAILIGLAQAIAVMPGISRSGVTISTGLFLGLDGQAAARFSFLLAIPAIIGAALFKIKDPALTGFSPIYLIGFITSCIIGVLSLKLLLRVLYKNKFHLFGIYCIILGLVALLFL, encoded by the coding sequence ATGACTTTCCTCCAAGCCTTAATCTCCGGCATAGTCCAAGGCCTTACTGAATTTCTTCCAGTCTCCAGCTCGGGTCATCTCGTGATCATGCATAAGCTGATGGGTATGGAAGGGCCGCAGCTTAGTTTTGATATATTTCTGCATGTTGGTACTCTGGCCGCTATATTCATAGTATTTTGGAAAGATATAATAGAGGCAGTTACTGTTAAGAGAAAAATAGGTTTCTTTATCTTAATGGCAACTGCTGTTACTGTATTATGCGTATTGTTTTTTGGTAAAGGGATCGAAGCAGCATTTGGCAATGTCAAGATGGTCGGCGCAATGCTTGTTGTAACCGGCATATGGCTTATCCTTGGGAGCTTTCTTAGATTCGGCTCTGGTGGTATTTCAGGCCTTAAGGCAATCTTGATAGGCCTGGCCCAGGCTATTGCAGTTATGCCAGGCATATCAAGGAGCGGCGTGACTATTTCCACGGGATTATTTCTGGGGCTCGATGGCCAGGCTGCCGCGAGATTTTCATTTTTATTAGCCATTCCCGCAATAATAGGCGCGGCCTTATTTAAGATAAAAGATCCGGCCTTGACAGGATTTAGCCCGATTTATTTAATAGGCTTTATTACTTCTTGCATTATTGGTGTTTTGTCATTAAAATTGTTATTAAGGGTGCTTTACAAGAATAAGTTTCATCTGTTTGGCATTTATTGCATTATTCTTGGGCTAGTAGCTCTATTATTTTTGTAA
- a CDS encoding O-antigen ligase family protein has translation MFYENILIFLAIMILFMERSRFKLYPKNFSNFPVIFLLFAYAISTIFSINIQNSIRETLKFISFFAIFFMVSQSDEKQKKLLLKTIVIAASIISLYSIYQYFWGYGRTLDYLQKTNSDFLSTSSYARDILLSKRAIGTFPSPNILAGYLIIMFFLAMHLQRRISLVLITAALILTKSMGAWLSLIAALIYLGNFVSYPKGNLRSYRGKLMAVLIVAILCFILVNRWERLMNMENPQNSITQRLNYWRTAIAIIKDQAIFGVGPGNFQEVFLGHKVGLGTDTRYAHNIFLHIWSEIGILGLVGVFYLIINFFRKARSQSSYRFILCGGLVFILHNLIDNTFFMPQAALFWWILLASKE, from the coding sequence ATGTTTTATGAAAACATCTTGATATTCCTTGCTATCATGATCTTATTCATGGAAAGATCCAGATTTAAACTGTATCCTAAAAATTTCAGTAACTTCCCTGTAATATTCCTATTATTTGCCTATGCTATTTCAACTATATTCTCGATCAACATACAAAACTCTATTAGAGAAACGCTTAAATTCATCAGTTTCTTTGCCATATTCTTTATGGTTTCCCAATCTGATGAAAAACAAAAGAAACTGCTGCTAAAGACCATTGTCATAGCTGCTTCAATAATAAGTCTGTATTCAATATACCAGTACTTCTGGGGATATGGACGCACACTAGATTATCTACAAAAAACCAACAGCGATTTTCTCTCCACCTCTTCCTATGCCCGCGACATCCTGCTCTCAAAACGCGCAATAGGAACATTTCCCTCTCCGAATATCTTAGCTGGATACTTGATAATAATGTTTTTTCTCGCAATGCACTTACAGCGTCGCATTTCGCTAGTTCTAATCACTGCTGCGTTAATCCTCACTAAATCCATGGGCGCGTGGTTAAGTCTTATTGCTGCACTGATCTACCTCGGTAACTTCGTAAGTTACCCAAAGGGTAACTTACGAAGTTACCGAGGTAAGTTAATGGCAGTATTAATCGTAGCTATACTATGTTTTATCCTCGTGAATCGCTGGGAACGCCTGATGAACATGGAAAACCCGCAAAATTCCATTACCCAGCGCCTAAACTACTGGCGCACAGCCATAGCCATAATAAAAGATCAGGCTATTTTTGGAGTCGGACCTGGTAATTTTCAAGAAGTCTTCTTGGGGCATAAGGTAGGCTTAGGCACAGATACAAGATACGCGCATAACATATTTCTTCACATATGGTCAGAAATAGGTATCTTAGGTCTTGTAGGAGTCTTTTACCTTATTATTAATTTTTTCAGAAAAGCCAGATCTCAATCCAGCTATAGATTTATACTGTGCGGCGGGCTTGTGTTTATCCTGCATAATCTCATAGATAATACCTTTTTCATGCCTCAAGCTGCACTCTTCTGGTGGATATTACTGGCTTCTAAGGAATAG
- a CDS encoding glycosyltransferase family 2 protein produces MISIIIVNYNRKDLLRQCLDSVRGQNFQDIETIVVDNASTDGSIEMVAMYYSDVQLIRNTSNLLFCKAQNQGIDASKGNFVLCLNNDCVLDKDYLRQVLLAIGLDTRIGMVSGKILRMDKKTIDSTGLFLGKNRKPVERGYGKVDKGQYDEPGYVFGASGACAFLRKSMLKNVRDKYGYFDERFDMYYEDLDLCWRAQKKDWKAYYNPKALAYHVRGGTAGGLEVGVSCSWAPPPGVDPPTHRTPQPLVHRISEELKRRYIKNRYLCIKKNDSLRGILLNLPFIVLYELKILGYMLVVKKLLDRRGKK; encoded by the coding sequence ATGATATCAATAATAATTGTCAATTACAACAGGAAAGATTTGTTGAGGCAGTGTCTGGACTCCGTAAGGGGACAGAATTTTCAGGATATTGAGACTATTGTTGTAGATAATGCCTCTACCGATGGCAGTATCGAGATGGTAGCCATGTATTATTCGGATGTTCAATTGATCAGAAATACCAGCAACCTTCTTTTTTGTAAAGCGCAGAATCAGGGCATTGATGCGTCAAAAGGGAATTTTGTCTTATGCCTGAATAACGACTGCGTGTTGGACAAAGATTATCTGAGGCAGGTTCTATTGGCGATAGGTCTTGATACGCGAATCGGCATGGTAAGCGGAAAAATATTAAGAATGGATAAAAAGACCATAGATTCAACAGGATTATTTTTAGGCAAGAATAGAAAGCCAGTCGAGAGAGGCTATGGAAAGGTAGACAAGGGGCAGTATGATGAGCCAGGATATGTATTTGGAGCCAGCGGCGCATGCGCTTTTTTAAGAAAAAGCATGCTGAAGAATGTAAGGGATAAATATGGATATTTTGACGAGAGATTTGACATGTATTACGAAGATCTAGACTTATGTTGGAGAGCACAGAAGAAGGATTGGAAAGCATATTATAACCCGAAGGCACTAGCGTATCATGTGAGAGGGGGAACTGCGGGTGGACTAGAGGTCGGGGTATCCTGTTCGTGGGCCCCTCCGCCCGGTGTGGATCCTCCCACTCACAGGACACCCCAACCCCTAGTCCACCGTATTTCTGAGGAGTTGAAGAGAAGGTATATTAAGAATAGATACTTATGCATAAAAAAGAATGATTCATTACGTGGCATATTATTGAATCTACCTTTTATAGTATTATATGAGTTAAAGATATTGGGATATATGTTGGTCGTGAAGAAATTGCTTGACCGCAGGGGTAAAAAATAG
- the rpsO gene encoding 30S ribosomal protein S15, whose protein sequence is MVLAKDAKQGIVKDFAEHEKDTGSCSVQVALLTNRINNLTGHFKAHKKDYHSRVGLLRLVSQRKRLLEYLRRENTDKYRELVKKLNLKK, encoded by the coding sequence ATGGTATTAGCGAAGGATGCAAAACAAGGGATCGTGAAGGATTTTGCTGAGCACGAAAAAGACACAGGCTCCTGCAGTGTGCAGGTAGCATTGCTTACCAATAGGATTAATAACCTTACAGGGCATTTTAAAGCTCATAAGAAGGATTATCATTCCAGGGTAGGTCTTTTACGTTTGGTCAGTCAGAGAAAAAGACTCTTGGAGTATTTAAGAAGAGAAAATACTGACAAGTATCGCGAGCTCGTAAAAAAGTTAAACTTAAAGAAATAA